From Cellulosimicrobium sp. ES-005, one genomic window encodes:
- a CDS encoding globin, with product MRPSRTFYDEVGGHETFVRLVDAFYEGVADDPVMRPMYPEEDLGPARWRLTAFLEQYWGGPTTYSEQRGHPRLRMRHAPFKVNPEARDRWLAHMRAAVDTLDLAPVHEATLWDYLERAAHSLLNTFED from the coding sequence GTGCGCCCGAGCCGCACGTTCTACGACGAGGTCGGCGGCCACGAGACGTTCGTGCGCCTGGTCGACGCGTTCTACGAAGGGGTCGCCGACGACCCCGTCATGCGCCCGATGTACCCCGAGGAGGACCTGGGACCGGCGCGCTGGCGCCTCACCGCCTTCCTCGAGCAGTACTGGGGCGGACCGACGACCTACAGCGAGCAGCGCGGGCACCCGCGGCTGCGGATGCGGCACGCGCCGTTCAAGGTCAACCCCGAGGCGCGGGACCGCTGGCTCGCGCACATGCGCGCCGCCGTCGACACCCTCGACCTCGCGCCGGTCCACGAGGCGACGCTGTGGGACTATCTGGAGCGCGCGGCGCACTCGCTCCTCAACACCTTCGAGGACTGA
- a CDS encoding PTS glucose/sucrose transporter subunit IIB — protein sequence MTCRASSWVPPVTTSLLSASGVRPGCPGRCARVPVAVRRGEPPAAHRRCGAVALLRRSGDNLARRLGCCQVHGTPTPRIPRADPTRDSPQETLSMSTPSDQKAQQILEALGGQGNVVDLEPCITRLRVEVTDPQLVDEARLKATGAFGVVRSGRVVQVIVGPEADNLAAELDGLR from the coding sequence ATGACCTGCCGTGCCTCGTCCTGGGTTCCGCCCGTCACGACCTCGCTCCTGTCCGCCTCGGGCGTGCGACCCGGGTGCCCGGGCCGGTGCGCACGCGTGCCCGTCGCCGTCCGACGAGGGGAGCCGCCTGCGGCACATCGTCGTTGCGGTGCCGTTGCGCTCCTGCGTCGATCCGGTGACAACCTCGCCAGGAGACTAGGCTGTTGCCAGGTGCACGGCACCCCGACACCCCGGATCCCCCGCGCGGATCCCACCCGCGACTCGCCTCAGGAGACACTTTCGATGAGCACCCCCTCGGACCAGAAGGCACAGCAGATCCTCGAAGCCCTCGGGGGCCAGGGCAACGTCGTCGACCTGGAGCCGTGCATCACGCGCCTGCGCGTCGAGGTGACCGACCCCCAGCTCGTCGACGAGGCGCGCCTCAAGGCGACCGGCGCGTTCGGCGTCGTGCGCTCGGGCCGCGTCGTGCAGGTCATCGTCGGCCCGGAGGCCGACAACCTCGCCGCGGAGCTCGACGGCCTGCGCTGA
- the ptsP gene encoding phosphoenolpyruvate--protein phosphotransferase produces the protein MTGGTQDEARQVITGIGVCPGTVVGPVVLMPEPIAEPAPGLRMGPREDHEAQARRVDAAAAQVAADLQRAADAADGETRDVLEATAAMAGDPTLAADARRRVLDEHLVPERAVWEAAEEVVRQFTELGGYFAERARDVADVRDRLVAALTDRPAPGVPEHAEPFVLVAPDLAPSATAALDPARVLAIVTDGAGPTSHTAIVANAKGIPAVVAATGASAALAPEDVVLVDGAAGTVVVHPSEEQVAAARARSLRVRTFDGTGRTRDGHRVQLLANVGDPAGAAPAAAAGAEGVGLFRSEFCFLDREQPPTVEEQVAAYRTVFHEFGGRKVVIRTLDSGADKPLHFLTVDDEENPALGVRGLRTAARWPELLEQQLDAIAQAAAAEEAEVWVMAPMVSTVGETEWFVERCRAHGLDVAGVMVEVPSAALLAGPILARASFASIGTNDLTQYTMAADRLLGSLAELSDPWQPAVLRLVEATCAGGAQQGRPVGVCGEAASQPVLAVVLVGLGVSSLSMTARAIPDVAALLREVDLDECRRLARLAVEAESAAEARAVVRENLPVLAELGL, from the coding sequence GTGACGGGCGGAACCCAGGACGAGGCACGGCAGGTCATCACGGGCATCGGCGTGTGCCCCGGGACGGTGGTCGGACCGGTGGTGCTCATGCCGGAGCCGATCGCGGAGCCCGCACCCGGGCTGCGGATGGGCCCGCGCGAGGACCACGAGGCGCAGGCCCGGCGCGTCGACGCCGCGGCCGCCCAGGTCGCCGCCGACCTCCAGCGCGCCGCGGACGCCGCCGACGGCGAGACGCGCGACGTGCTCGAGGCGACCGCCGCGATGGCGGGCGACCCCACCCTGGCGGCCGACGCGCGGCGCCGCGTCCTCGACGAGCACCTGGTGCCGGAGCGCGCCGTGTGGGAGGCCGCGGAGGAGGTCGTGCGGCAGTTCACGGAGCTCGGCGGGTACTTCGCCGAGCGTGCCCGCGACGTCGCCGACGTGCGCGACCGGCTCGTCGCGGCGCTCACGGACCGCCCCGCGCCCGGCGTGCCGGAGCACGCCGAGCCGTTCGTGCTCGTCGCGCCCGACCTCGCGCCGTCGGCCACCGCCGCGCTCGACCCGGCGCGCGTGCTCGCGATCGTCACCGACGGCGCGGGCCCGACGTCGCACACCGCCATCGTCGCCAACGCCAAGGGCATCCCCGCGGTCGTCGCGGCGACCGGGGCGAGCGCCGCCCTCGCGCCCGAGGACGTCGTGCTCGTCGACGGCGCCGCCGGGACCGTCGTCGTGCACCCGTCCGAGGAACAGGTCGCCGCGGCGCGGGCACGGTCGCTGCGGGTGCGCACGTTCGACGGCACCGGCCGCACGCGCGACGGGCACCGCGTCCAGCTCCTCGCGAACGTCGGCGACCCCGCCGGGGCCGCACCCGCCGCCGCGGCGGGCGCCGAGGGCGTCGGGCTGTTCCGCTCCGAGTTCTGCTTCCTCGACCGCGAGCAGCCGCCGACCGTCGAGGAGCAGGTCGCCGCCTACCGGACCGTCTTCCACGAGTTCGGCGGGCGCAAGGTCGTCATCCGCACGCTCGACTCCGGCGCGGACAAGCCGCTGCACTTCCTCACGGTCGACGACGAGGAGAACCCCGCGCTCGGCGTGCGCGGCCTGCGGACCGCCGCGCGGTGGCCCGAGCTGCTCGAGCAGCAGCTCGACGCGATCGCGCAGGCCGCCGCGGCCGAGGAGGCCGAGGTCTGGGTCATGGCGCCCATGGTCTCGACCGTCGGCGAGACGGAGTGGTTCGTCGAGCGCTGCCGTGCCCACGGGCTCGACGTCGCCGGCGTCATGGTCGAGGTCCCGAGCGCCGCGCTGCTCGCCGGGCCGATCCTCGCGCGCGCGTCCTTCGCGTCGATCGGCACGAACGACCTCACCCAGTACACGATGGCGGCCGACCGCCTCCTCGGGTCGCTCGCCGAGCTGAGCGACCCGTGGCAGCCCGCGGTGCTGCGGCTCGTCGAGGCGACGTGCGCCGGTGGTGCGCAGCAGGGCCGGCCCGTGGGCGTGTGCGGCGAGGCGGCCTCGCAGCCGGTGCTCGCCGTCGTGCTCGTGGGCCTCGGGGTGTCGTCGCTGTCCATGACGGCTCGGGCGATCCCCGACGTCGCCGCCCTGCTGCGCGAGGTGGACCTCGATGAGTGCCGACGGCTCGCGCGGCTCGCGGTCGAGGCCGAGAGCGCCGCCGAGGCCCGCGCCGTCGTCCGCGAGAACCTCCCGGTGCTCGCCGAGCTCGGCCTCTGA
- a CDS encoding glycoside hydrolase family 48 protein → MPRTSRRAAPPPTAPHARAARRRATAAAIAAAVTLAALAAVPPASADPAPSTSADAVAAPGDGEYTQRFLELYAKIHDPANGYFSPQGIPYHAVETLMVEAPDYGHETTSEAYSFWLWLETSYGQVTGDWEPFNHAWDTLEAYMIPTTENQPTNGAYDPAKPATYAPEFNHPSQYPSQLDSSVSVGSDPIGAELRSTYGTPEVYGMHWLADVDNVYGFGAAPGSSTLLGPDHEGTSYINTFQRGPQESVWETVPQPSIDDFSYGGENGYLDLFTGDASYAKQWKYTNAPDADARAVEAAYWANKFATEQGQPEAVADTVGKASKMGDYLRYALFDKYFKTPGCESTSCAAGSGRSSAHYLLSWYYAWGGALDTSGPWAWRIGSSHAHFGYQNPMAAWALANDPALQPASPTARDDWGTSLDRQIELFQWLQSPEGGIAGGSTNSWDGHYADRPDDVATFYGMAYTEAPVYHDPPSNSWMGMQGWGVERIAQLYEETGDERAEAILDKWVPWVIDHVTVTDDSWQIPSNLAWSGQPDDWDPQNPGDNAGLSVEVTGYGQDVGVAGALARSLMYYAAGGDGPQHDAAQQVARDLLDAIWEQNSDPVGVATTETRADYARFDDVLTSTTGDGTYVPAGWTGTMPNGDVIEPGASFLDLRSFYLDDPDWSKVQAYLDGGPAPEFTYHRFWAQTAVATALADYDRLFGEDVPTEPDTESPTTPTDLAVTGTTATTASLAWTASTDDVRVVAYDVLRDGEVVGSTARTTFTDEDLAPETTYRYTVRARDAAGNISPVSVAAEATTLADDGGPEPGACTATYTTRGSWQGGYQGEVTVTAGPSGVSGWTVSLDLAPGGLSQAWNATTSVSGSVLTATNVGWNGTLAAGGTTSFGFIGTGAPPSSPTVACG, encoded by the coding sequence ATGCCACGCACGTCCCGGCGCGCAGCGCCACCACCCACTGCCCCGCACGCTCGGGCCGCACGGCGCCGCGCGACGGCGGCGGCGATCGCAGCGGCCGTCACGCTCGCGGCCCTCGCCGCGGTCCCGCCGGCGAGCGCGGACCCGGCCCCGTCCACGTCGGCCGACGCGGTCGCGGCGCCCGGCGACGGCGAGTACACCCAGCGGTTCCTCGAGCTGTACGCGAAGATCCACGACCCGGCGAACGGGTACTTCTCGCCCCAGGGCATCCCGTACCACGCGGTCGAGACGCTCATGGTCGAGGCGCCGGACTACGGCCACGAGACGACGTCGGAGGCGTACTCCTTCTGGCTGTGGCTCGAGACGTCGTACGGCCAGGTGACCGGCGACTGGGAGCCGTTCAACCACGCGTGGGACACGCTCGAGGCGTACATGATCCCCACCACGGAGAACCAGCCCACCAACGGCGCGTACGACCCGGCCAAGCCCGCGACGTACGCGCCGGAGTTCAACCACCCGAGCCAGTACCCGTCGCAGCTCGACTCCTCGGTGTCCGTCGGCTCCGACCCGATCGGTGCCGAGCTGCGCTCGACCTACGGCACGCCCGAGGTCTACGGCATGCACTGGCTCGCCGACGTCGACAACGTCTACGGGTTCGGCGCCGCACCCGGCTCGTCGACGCTGCTCGGGCCGGACCACGAGGGCACGTCGTACATCAACACGTTCCAGCGCGGCCCGCAGGAGTCCGTCTGGGAGACGGTGCCCCAGCCGTCGATCGACGACTTCTCCTACGGCGGCGAGAACGGCTACCTCGACCTCTTCACGGGCGACGCGTCGTACGCGAAGCAGTGGAAGTACACCAACGCGCCCGACGCCGACGCGCGCGCGGTCGAGGCGGCCTACTGGGCCAACAAGTTCGCGACCGAGCAGGGCCAGCCCGAGGCCGTCGCCGACACGGTCGGCAAGGCCTCGAAGATGGGCGACTACCTGCGCTACGCGCTGTTCGACAAGTACTTCAAGACGCCGGGCTGCGAGTCCACGTCGTGCGCCGCGGGGTCGGGCCGGAGCAGCGCGCACTACCTGCTGTCCTGGTACTACGCGTGGGGCGGCGCGCTCGACACGTCCGGCCCGTGGGCCTGGCGGATCGGGTCGAGCCACGCCCACTTCGGGTACCAGAACCCGATGGCGGCCTGGGCGCTCGCGAACGACCCCGCGCTCCAGCCGGCCTCGCCCACGGCGAGGGACGACTGGGGCACGAGCCTCGACCGCCAGATCGAGCTCTTCCAGTGGCTCCAGTCGCCCGAGGGCGGGATCGCGGGCGGCAGCACGAACTCGTGGGACGGCCACTACGCCGACCGCCCCGACGACGTCGCGACGTTCTACGGCATGGCGTACACCGAGGCGCCCGTCTACCACGACCCGCCGTCCAACTCGTGGATGGGCATGCAGGGCTGGGGCGTCGAGCGCATCGCGCAGCTCTACGAGGAGACCGGCGACGAGCGCGCCGAGGCGATCCTCGACAAGTGGGTGCCGTGGGTGATCGACCACGTCACCGTCACGGACGACTCCTGGCAGATCCCGTCCAACCTCGCGTGGTCGGGCCAGCCCGACGACTGGGACCCCCAGAACCCGGGGGACAACGCGGGCCTGAGCGTCGAGGTGACGGGCTACGGCCAGGACGTCGGCGTCGCCGGCGCGCTCGCCCGCTCGCTCATGTACTACGCGGCCGGCGGCGACGGGCCGCAGCACGACGCGGCGCAGCAGGTCGCGCGGGACCTGCTCGACGCGATCTGGGAGCAGAACAGCGACCCGGTCGGCGTCGCGACGACCGAGACGCGCGCCGACTACGCGCGCTTCGACGACGTCCTGACGTCGACCACGGGCGACGGGACCTACGTGCCGGCCGGGTGGACGGGGACCATGCCGAACGGCGACGTCATCGAGCCCGGTGCGTCGTTCCTCGACCTGCGGTCGTTCTACCTCGACGACCCGGACTGGTCGAAGGTCCAGGCGTACCTCGACGGCGGGCCCGCGCCGGAGTTCACGTACCACCGGTTCTGGGCCCAGACCGCCGTGGCGACGGCGCTCGCCGACTACGACCGCCTGTTCGGCGAGGACGTCCCCACCGAGCCGGACACCGAGTCGCCCACGACGCCGACCGACCTCGCCGTGACGGGGACGACGGCCACGACCGCGTCGCTGGCGTGGACGGCGTCGACGGACGACGTCCGCGTGGTCGCGTACGACGTGCTGCGCGACGGGGAGGTCGTCGGCTCCACGGCGCGCACGACCTTCACGGACGAGGACCTCGCGCCCGAGACCACGTACCGGTACACGGTGCGGGCACGCGACGCGGCCGGGAACATCTCGCCGGTGTCGGTCGCCGCCGAGGCGACGACGCTCGCCGACGACGGCGGGCCCGAGCCCGGCGCCTGCACCGCGACCTATACGACGCGCGGGTCGTGGCAGGGCGGGTACCAGGGCGAGGTCACGGTCACGGCCGGGCCGTCCGGCGTCTCGGGCTGGACGGTGTCGCTCGACCTCGCGCCCGGTGGTCTGTCGCAGGCCTGGAACGCGACGACGAGCGTGAGCGGGAGCGTCCTGACCGCGACGAACGTCGGCTGGAACGGCACGCTCGCCGCCGGCGGCACCACGTCGTTCGGGTTCATCGGCACGGGCGCGCCGCCGTCGTCACCGACGGTCGCGTGCGGCTGA
- a CDS encoding substrate-binding domain-containing protein produces MVGGFYFGRSLAGIARVLRAHGHRVVALQTYPADLDRDEFPGPPGRRPLLGRSSFDGFVVMTTALADAELRELDASGVPLVLLGVRADGLRAPAVSPDNAGGVRAAVDHLVEHGHTRIGFVGNTEQRDTLERYDAYRAALAAHDLAFSPSWVYRTRDNQEASAEAAARRLASRGLPTTATLAATDRNAIGFMRGLQASGFELPAEQAVVGFDHADSGARSRPRLSTVDPLHDQVGERVAELLVARARGENVGREHRLGRAALIRRESCGCLEGTQGELIGAPAARAALAAPADPARPLDEVARVVFASVLERSEVRGVLRRRGSDGGQRPAPVDAWLLVLRHLLRGAADTGVVPPAAALRSLADRTAALRPSQEALEQIVPALEAEVAALVRDVRRRRPGSRASQLGRTVLSRGAHRDLPAGSAVARADAVRATAAEVVVAVARGCAHGAVARTGRLEQDLVDLYEVDLGLLRGDGEGLRRLDWLPRGVGGTAALALWEDLDGDPGRRVLRVVGARGGGTAVERLVGSVLPTAQFPPRELLDPRSLTVVAPVAFGRSDWGFLVVGGLVDTRTTSTRERYNHWAAMLAVALDREALVTSLQEQRHALADSAERVRELALEVEAGAERAALVSIASHDGTWDWDVETGTVRWSPAWARIVGCDVADLRDDPEEWLGRVHPDDRQAVHAAVAAQLAGTTEPLDVEHRLRCADGEHVRVRCRAVTVHDAGGRPARMVGALAVLSDVERYRSELRERALVDPDSGVLHRTLFVDRLEQAIARGARVPGYGAHVLAVGLDTPPTVPALHRLGGVLGAAGSLCALAPTDLVVLLDGVSDDAARHAAVRAAGACGSAVVEHLGDVTGAPDALEVLRRAGVALARRRARAHGAVVPWSAQAETFRAL; encoded by the coding sequence GACCACGGCGCTCGCGGACGCCGAGCTGCGCGAGCTCGACGCGTCGGGCGTCCCGCTGGTGCTCCTGGGGGTGCGCGCGGACGGGCTGCGCGCGCCGGCGGTGTCGCCCGACAACGCCGGAGGCGTGCGCGCCGCCGTCGACCACCTCGTGGAGCACGGCCACACCCGCATCGGCTTCGTCGGCAACACCGAGCAGCGCGACACGCTCGAGCGCTACGACGCGTACCGCGCGGCGCTGGCCGCGCACGACCTGGCCTTCTCGCCCTCGTGGGTCTACCGCACGCGCGACAACCAGGAGGCGAGCGCCGAGGCCGCCGCGCGGCGGCTCGCCTCCCGGGGCCTGCCGACGACGGCGACGCTCGCCGCGACCGACCGCAACGCGATCGGCTTCATGCGGGGCCTGCAGGCCAGCGGGTTCGAGCTGCCCGCGGAGCAGGCCGTGGTGGGGTTCGACCACGCCGACTCGGGAGCGCGGTCGCGGCCCCGGCTGTCGACCGTCGACCCGCTGCACGACCAGGTCGGCGAGCGGGTCGCCGAGCTGCTCGTCGCGCGGGCGCGCGGGGAGAACGTCGGCCGGGAGCACCGGCTGGGTCGGGCGGCCCTGATCCGGCGCGAGTCGTGCGGGTGCCTGGAGGGCACGCAGGGCGAGCTCATCGGCGCTCCGGCCGCGCGGGCCGCCCTGGCGGCGCCCGCGGACCCGGCCCGGCCCCTCGACGAGGTGGCCCGGGTGGTCTTCGCGTCCGTCCTGGAGCGGTCCGAGGTGCGCGGGGTCCTGCGGCGGCGCGGGTCGGACGGCGGCCAGCGCCCGGCCCCGGTCGACGCCTGGCTCCTGGTGCTGCGGCACCTGCTCCGGGGGGCCGCCGACACGGGCGTGGTCCCGCCGGCGGCGGCCCTGCGCTCGCTCGCGGACCGCACCGCGGCGCTGCGCCCGTCGCAGGAGGCGCTCGAGCAGATCGTGCCCGCGCTGGAGGCCGAGGTCGCCGCGCTCGTGCGGGACGTGCGACGGCGTCGCCCGGGGTCGCGCGCGTCCCAGCTCGGTCGCACGGTGCTGTCGCGCGGGGCCCACCGAGACCTCCCGGCGGGCTCCGCGGTCGCGCGGGCCGACGCCGTCCGGGCGACCGCGGCCGAGGTGGTGGTCGCCGTCGCCCGCGGGTGCGCGCACGGGGCCGTGGCGCGCACGGGGCGGCTCGAGCAGGACCTGGTGGACCTCTACGAGGTCGACCTGGGCCTGCTGCGGGGCGACGGCGAGGGCCTGCGGCGCCTCGACTGGCTGCCGCGCGGGGTGGGCGGCACGGCGGCGCTCGCGCTGTGGGAGGACCTCGACGGCGACCCGGGGCGCCGCGTGCTGCGGGTCGTGGGTGCGCGCGGCGGGGGGACGGCCGTGGAGCGGCTCGTGGGGTCGGTCCTCCCGACCGCGCAGTTCCCTCCCCGCGAGCTCCTCGACCCGCGCTCGCTCACGGTCGTCGCGCCGGTCGCGTTCGGTCGCTCCGACTGGGGGTTCCTCGTGGTGGGCGGCCTCGTGGACACGCGCACGACGAGCACCCGTGAGCGGTACAACCACTGGGCGGCCATGCTCGCCGTCGCGCTGGACCGCGAGGCCCTGGTCACGTCGCTGCAGGAGCAGCGGCACGCGCTCGCGGACTCGGCCGAGCGCGTGCGCGAGCTGGCGCTCGAGGTCGAGGCGGGCGCCGAGCGCGCCGCGCTCGTGTCCATCGCGTCCCACGACGGCACGTGGGACTGGGACGTCGAGACGGGCACCGTGCGCTGGTCGCCGGCGTGGGCGCGCATCGTCGGCTGCGACGTGGCCGACCTCAGGGACGACCCCGAGGAGTGGCTCGGCCGCGTGCACCCGGACGACCGTCAGGCGGTGCACGCCGCCGTCGCCGCGCAGCTCGCGGGCACGACCGAGCCCCTCGACGTCGAGCACCGGCTGCGGTGCGCCGACGGCGAGCACGTGCGGGTCCGGTGCCGTGCGGTGACCGTGCACGACGCCGGCGGGCGCCCGGCTCGCATGGTCGGCGCGCTCGCCGTGCTGTCCGACGTCGAGCGCTACCGCAGCGAGCTGCGCGAGCGGGCGCTCGTCGACCCCGACTCGGGCGTGCTGCACCGCACCCTCTTCGTCGACCGGCTCGAGCAGGCGATCGCACGCGGCGCGCGGGTCCCGGGGTACGGCGCGCACGTGCTCGCCGTCGGGCTCGACACGCCGCCGACGGTCCCCGCGCTGCACCGGCTCGGCGGCGTGCTGGGCGCGGCGGGCTCGCTGTGCGCGCTGGCGCCGACGGACCTCGTCGTGCTCCTCGATGGCGTGTCCGACGACGCCGCGCGCCACGCGGCGGTGCGCGCGGCCGGGGCGTGCGGGTCGGCCGTCGTCGAGCACCTGGGGGACGTCACGGGGGCGCCGGACGCGCTCGAGGTGCTGCGGCGCGCCGGGGTGGCGCTCGCGCGTCGGCGGGCGCGCGCGCACGGCGCGGTCGTCCCGTGGTCGGCACAGGCCGAAACGTTTCGTGCGTTGTGA
- a CDS encoding mechanosensitive ion channel family protein — MSHPLLAPVLRVPAEVPEEVRNGFDPSNPDDWFEWFVGVPLRVLLIIGIGAIALALVRRVIRRITEHIAEGTPALRSKRLRGVADSGVGSVLLRANPLASARRAQRARTVGSVLRSVANILIGATIVLLVLTELGVNIAPFLASAGIAGVALGFGAQSLVKDFLSGTFMLLEDQYGVGDTVDFGEVTGTVEEVALRVTKVRDGNGTLWFVRNGEILRTGNKTQEWGRAVVDVRVAYWADVDAVRATLLAAAEDVGADPVLGTYFLEPPEVTGIESMTAEALQLKVQVKTQAAMQWEVARALRARVRQGLSDARIPLAGAQQVVVLDHSPSVPDDRPDDRTEDGPSAASPDERAAHDRRGAAAAAAVQDRTGGPAGPSA, encoded by the coding sequence ATGTCCCACCCCCTTCTCGCCCCCGTCCTGCGCGTGCCCGCGGAGGTCCCGGAAGAGGTCCGGAACGGCTTCGACCCGAGCAACCCCGACGACTGGTTCGAGTGGTTCGTCGGGGTCCCGCTGCGCGTGCTCCTCATCATCGGCATCGGCGCGATCGCCCTCGCGCTCGTGCGCCGCGTCATCCGCAGGATCACCGAGCACATCGCCGAGGGGACGCCCGCCCTGCGCAGCAAGCGTCTGCGGGGCGTCGCCGACTCCGGGGTCGGGAGCGTCCTGCTGCGGGCGAACCCGCTCGCGTCCGCGCGACGGGCCCAGCGCGCGCGGACCGTGGGCTCGGTGCTGCGGTCCGTCGCCAACATCCTCATCGGGGCGACGATCGTGCTCCTGGTGCTCACCGAGCTGGGCGTGAACATCGCACCGTTCCTCGCCTCGGCGGGCATCGCGGGCGTCGCCCTCGGCTTCGGCGCGCAGAGCCTCGTCAAGGACTTCCTCTCGGGGACGTTCATGCTGCTCGAGGACCAGTACGGCGTGGGCGACACCGTGGACTTCGGCGAGGTGACGGGCACCGTCGAGGAGGTCGCGCTGCGCGTCACCAAGGTGCGCGACGGCAACGGGACCCTGTGGTTCGTGCGCAACGGGGAGATCCTGCGCACGGGCAACAAGACGCAGGAGTGGGGCCGCGCCGTGGTCGACGTGCGCGTGGCGTACTGGGCGGACGTCGACGCGGTGCGCGCGACGCTGCTCGCGGCGGCCGAGGACGTCGGGGCGGACCCCGTGCTCGGGACGTACTTCCTGGAGCCCCCGGAGGTCACGGGCATCGAGTCGATGACGGCCGAGGCCCTCCAGCTCAAGGTGCAGGTCAAGACGCAGGCGGCGATGCAGTGGGAGGTGGCGCGCGCGCTGCGCGCCCGCGTCCGGCAGGGGCTTTCCGACGCGCGGATCCCCCTCGCGGGGGCGCAGCAGGTGGTCGTCCTCGACCACTCGCCGTCGGTGCCCGACGACCGGCCGGACGACCGGACCGAGGACGGCCCGAGCGCCGCGTCCCCGGACGAGCGGGCGGCGCACGACCGGCGCGGTGCCGCGGCGGCCGCCGCGGTGCAGGACCGGACCGGAGGCCCGGCGGGCCCCTCCGCCTGA
- a CDS encoding acyl-CoA thioesterase II, translated as MRLERVGDGDGSAADPEHFRGESVHQPTGRVYGGQVLAQAVLAAGRTVPDGRLPHSLHGYFLRPGGLDVPIDFAVERLRDGRSFSARRTHAIQHGKPILSMIASFQEDQGGIEHSSPMPDAPAPEDVPSALDVLGGIDHPIARFWSHHSAFELRHVGGSLYLGPDHEPKDHQMVWMRARGDVGDDQLLHRALMAYACDQVMLEPILRQSGTSWVTPDLSIASLDHAMWWHRDARVDEWLLYVQSASSAQGGRGLGAARVFAQDGTLVASIAQEGMVRLPAL; from the coding sequence CTGCGCCTCGAGCGCGTCGGCGACGGCGACGGGTCGGCCGCCGACCCCGAGCACTTCCGCGGCGAGAGCGTGCACCAGCCGACGGGCCGGGTCTACGGCGGCCAGGTGCTCGCGCAGGCCGTCCTCGCCGCAGGGCGCACGGTGCCGGACGGGCGCCTCCCCCACTCGCTGCACGGCTACTTCCTGCGGCCCGGCGGCCTCGACGTGCCGATCGACTTCGCGGTCGAGCGGCTGCGCGACGGACGGTCGTTCAGCGCGCGCCGGACGCACGCGATCCAGCACGGCAAGCCGATCCTCTCGATGATCGCGTCGTTCCAGGAGGACCAGGGCGGCATCGAGCACTCGTCGCCGATGCCCGACGCCCCCGCCCCGGAGGACGTGCCGTCCGCGCTCGACGTGCTCGGCGGCATCGACCATCCGATCGCGCGCTTCTGGTCGCACCACTCGGCGTTCGAGCTGCGGCACGTGGGCGGTTCGCTCTACCTCGGCCCCGACCACGAGCCCAAGGACCACCAGATGGTCTGGATGCGGGCGCGCGGCGACGTCGGGGACGACCAGCTGCTGCACCGCGCGCTCATGGCGTACGCGTGCGACCAGGTGATGCTCGAGCCGATCCTGCGGCAGTCGGGCACGAGCTGGGTCACGCCCGACCTGTCGATCGCGAGCCTCGACCACGCCATGTGGTGGCACCGCGACGCACGGGTCGACGAGTGGCTGCTCTACGTGCAGTCGGCGTCGAGCGCCCAGGGCGGCCGCGGGCTCGGCGCGGCGCGCGTGTTCGCGCAGGACGGGACGCTCGTCGCGTCCATCGCGCAGGAGGGCATGGTCCGCCTCCCGGCGCTGTGA